The proteins below come from a single Myxococcales bacterium genomic window:
- a CDS encoding LysM peptidoglycan-binding domain-containing protein, producing the protein MPLRDFSRARVSQWGLRAAMAAAALSPTAAQAQKPNSDYTTRLGDGCSAIAQRAYGDRRRVDLIHKANPSLGPLPHYLKPGTVLHLPPPEEAAAAPDARVTFVRNQVTVQAQASKKAAVNDPLFRTNRVTTADASSANVTFRDETQLRVGEESLVIILGDVLGAARREPAHATLVSGALQARLGELSGKRKVNVDTAGGARVTMAQGQARVDVDATKTTRLAVHGGSATLDASKRSVVVPTGFGSKAEEGKAPTPPRPLPAPPVWRAAPPEVVFADGDDRGNVTASFADGPTTPGATAVAAASFRVQLARDPKLDDLITNAVVPRTKTTIDARGLTPGTYYLRVAAIDDDKFEGPPGAVAMLVVVRASARETTPGRAALGVSPGDFVLCGADGSADPASLFDVDATVAHELSCRLSPHRAGVVMRGGDVPSAPGGTKVPELFQRFTATAAFAESHPAEARGVVAIELRSGTGATLSTEGITAIASNGVEITGVTREGTRALLGVRFPASPRPFFVTVRRGGGKAESNLLTVPAPDAPRRRADGTSGVADRGYEVGLGGGVGTLFTGHGGRQLTASTAYRMPLGSRVNFAVGPSVTLARFEPQVASADSYSPTPLGDTGSHFDAIVGVPLSLRLFPHAVVAPYATIAPEVGFQRATFATGTTRVTSSAALLGGRFALGGQSEIGPGWLFVEGAVRASGAVSKDPVAESLSGAGLELGYRLGW; encoded by the coding sequence GTGCCTCTTCGGGACTTCTCACGGGCACGGGTCTCCCAGTGGGGGCTGCGCGCCGCGATGGCTGCGGCGGCGCTCTCTCCCACCGCGGCGCAGGCACAGAAACCCAACAGCGACTACACGACCCGGCTCGGCGACGGCTGCAGCGCGATCGCGCAGCGCGCTTACGGCGATCGTCGGCGGGTCGACCTCATCCACAAGGCGAACCCCTCGCTCGGCCCACTGCCCCACTACCTGAAGCCCGGGACCGTGCTCCATCTGCCGCCCCCCGAGGAGGCCGCGGCCGCGCCCGACGCGCGGGTGACGTTCGTGCGAAACCAGGTCACCGTGCAGGCGCAGGCGTCGAAGAAGGCGGCCGTGAACGACCCGCTCTTCCGCACGAACCGCGTCACCACCGCCGACGCGTCTTCGGCCAACGTCACGTTCCGCGACGAGACGCAGCTCCGCGTGGGCGAGGAGAGCCTCGTCATCATCTTGGGCGACGTGCTCGGGGCGGCGCGCCGCGAGCCCGCCCACGCGACGCTCGTGAGCGGTGCGCTCCAGGCGCGGCTCGGCGAGCTCTCGGGCAAGCGCAAGGTGAACGTCGACACCGCGGGCGGCGCGCGCGTCACGATGGCCCAGGGTCAAGCGCGCGTCGACGTCGACGCCACCAAGACGACGCGCCTCGCCGTCCACGGCGGGAGCGCGACGCTGGACGCGAGCAAGAGGTCCGTGGTGGTCCCCACGGGGTTCGGGTCGAAGGCCGAGGAGGGCAAGGCGCCCACGCCGCCGCGCCCGCTGCCGGCCCCGCCGGTGTGGAGGGCCGCACCGCCGGAGGTGGTGTTCGCGGACGGCGACGATCGCGGCAACGTCACCGCGTCGTTCGCCGACGGGCCCACGACGCCCGGCGCGACGGCGGTCGCCGCGGCGTCGTTCCGCGTGCAGCTCGCCCGCGATCCCAAGCTCGACGACCTCATCACGAACGCGGTGGTGCCGCGCACCAAGACCACGATCGACGCGCGCGGGCTCACGCCAGGCACTTACTACCTGCGCGTGGCGGCGATCGACGACGACAAGTTCGAGGGGCCGCCCGGAGCCGTGGCGATGCTCGTGGTCGTTCGGGCGAGCGCGCGCGAGACGACCCCGGGCCGGGCAGCGCTCGGGGTCTCTCCCGGCGATTTCGTCCTCTGCGGCGCCGACGGGAGCGCCGATCCCGCGTCGCTCTTCGACGTCGACGCGACCGTGGCCCACGAGCTCTCGTGCCGGCTCAGCCCCCACCGCGCAGGGGTCGTGATGCGCGGCGGTGACGTGCCCTCGGCCCCGGGCGGAACCAAAGTACCCGAGCTCTTCCAGCGCTTCACCGCGACCGCGGCGTTCGCCGAGTCGCACCCCGCCGAGGCGCGCGGCGTGGTCGCGATCGAGCTCCGCTCGGGCACCGGCGCGACGTTGTCGACCGAGGGCATCACCGCGATCGCCTCCAACGGCGTCGAGATCACCGGCGTCACTCGAGAGGGCACCCGAGCCCTGCTCGGCGTCCGCTTCCCGGCGTCGCCGCGCCCGTTCTTCGTCACGGTGCGGCGAGGCGGCGGGAAGGCGGAGTCGAACCTCCTCACGGTGCCCGCGCCGGACGCGCCCCGGCGCCGCGCCGACGGCACGAGTGGTGTCGCCGATCGTGGCTACGAGGTCGGGCTCGGCGGCGGCGTCGGTACCCTCTTCACCGGACACGGCGGTCGCCAGCTCACGGCGAGCACCGCCTATCGCATGCCCCTCGGGAGCCGCGTCAACTTCGCCGTCGGCCCCTCGGTCACGCTCGCGCGCTTCGAGCCCCAGGTCGCCTCGGCGGACAGCTACAGCCCGACGCCGCTCGGCGACACGGGCTCGCACTTCGACGCGATCGTGGGGGTGCCCCTCTCCCTCCGTCTGTTCCCTCACGCCGTCGTGGCGCCGTACGCGACCATCGCGCCGGAGGTCGGGTTTCAGCGCGCGACGTTCGCGACGGGCACGACACGCGTCACGTCCAGCGCCGCGCTGCTGGGCGGCCGCTTCGCGCTCGGGGGGCAGTCGGAGATCGGCCCCGGCTGGCTCTTCGTCGAGGGCGCGGTCCGCGCCAGCGGGGCGGTGTCGAAGGACCCCGTCGCGGAGTCCCTCTCCGGGGCCGGGCTCGAGCTCGGCTACCGACTCGGCTGGTAG
- the msrA gene encoding peptide-methionine (S)-S-oxide reductase MsrA, which yields MGLFDRLDRSPRMPTPEEALPGAAAPIAPPERHFVSGARLAPPFPAGMEEAMFGLGCFWGAERALWQAPGVYSTMVGYSGGYTVNPTYEQVCTGQTGHNEVVKVVYDPRETTYEALLARFWESHDPTQGMRQGNDRGTQYRSGVYTFGATQREAALGSKAAYQAALTQGGHGAITTEVVDAGPFYYAEDYHQQYLAKNPGGYCGLGGTGVACPIGVRGVSARAPSR from the coding sequence ATGGGACTCTTCGATCGCCTCGACCGCTCGCCCCGAATGCCCACCCCCGAGGAGGCCCTCCCAGGCGCCGCAGCGCCGATCGCCCCTCCCGAGCGCCACTTCGTGAGCGGAGCGCGGCTCGCGCCGCCCTTCCCCGCCGGAATGGAAGAGGCCATGTTCGGACTCGGCTGCTTCTGGGGCGCCGAGCGCGCGCTATGGCAGGCCCCCGGCGTGTACTCCACGATGGTGGGCTACTCTGGCGGCTACACGGTGAACCCGACCTACGAGCAGGTGTGCACCGGGCAGACGGGTCACAACGAGGTCGTCAAGGTCGTTTACGACCCGCGCGAGACCACGTACGAGGCGCTGCTCGCGCGCTTCTGGGAGAGCCACGATCCCACGCAGGGCATGCGGCAGGGCAACGACCGCGGCACGCAATACCGCTCGGGCGTGTACACGTTCGGCGCGACGCAGCGCGAGGCCGCGCTCGGGTCGAAGGCCGCTTACCAGGCCGCGCTCACGCAGGGCGGGCACGGCGCGATCACGACCGAGGTGGTCGACGCCGGCCCGTTCTACTACGCCGAGGACTACCATCAGCAGTACCTCGCGAAGAACCCAGGCGGGTACTGCGGCCTCGGCGGCACGGGCGTCGCGTGCCCGATTGGAGTGCGCGGCGTGAGCGCCCGCGCGCCCTCGCGGTGA
- a CDS encoding YdcF family protein — MQPARSSSPARSRRRRLAALAAGALLAISTLVPSAFVYRDGAARVVDEERARPAQVIVVLGARVYPDGHLSHALADRLETALRLYRAGRAPTVLVSGADDEPGAMRRWLEARGVPPTAIVEDAGGVDTYSTMARASGTYGAATAIVVTQAFHLPRALYLGARKGVACEGVVADARRYQKAPYYQLREVFSRVRAFVDVTRGREVPLAR, encoded by the coding sequence TTGCAACCTGCACGTTCTTCGTCCCCGGCCCGCTCGCGGCGTCGGCGGCTCGCCGCCCTCGCCGCAGGCGCCCTGCTCGCGATCAGCACGCTCGTCCCCAGCGCGTTCGTCTACCGCGACGGCGCCGCGCGTGTGGTCGACGAAGAGCGCGCGCGCCCGGCGCAGGTCATCGTCGTGCTCGGCGCGAGGGTCTACCCCGACGGCCACTTGAGCCACGCCCTCGCCGATCGCCTCGAGACCGCGCTCCGGCTCTATCGGGCGGGTCGCGCGCCCACGGTGCTCGTGAGCGGCGCCGACGACGAGCCCGGGGCCATGCGCCGCTGGCTCGAGGCGCGCGGCGTGCCGCCGACCGCCATCGTGGAGGATGCCGGTGGCGTCGACACGTACAGCACGATGGCGCGCGCGAGCGGCACGTACGGCGCGGCGACCGCGATCGTCGTCACGCAGGCCTTCCACCTGCCACGCGCGCTCTACCTCGGCGCGCGCAAGGGCGTCGCGTGCGAGGGAGTGGTCGCCGACGCGCGGCGCTACCAGAAGGCCCCCTACTACCAGCTCCGCGAGGTGTTTTCCCGCGTGCGTGCCTTCGTCGATGTCACGCGCGGGCGCGAGGTCCCGCTCGCGCGCTGA